Below is a genomic region from Lemur catta isolate mLemCat1 chromosome 15, mLemCat1.pri, whole genome shotgun sequence.
CCTGTGGCCCTTACGGTCACATTGtttctctgaacctgtttctttGCCTGTAAACTGGAGTTTATCATAAAACCCACCACACAGGCCAGTGGGGGACCAATGTGACAGTTGGTGTAGAATTCGGCTCAGGAAGCTTGACCCTCAACAGTGCCCAAGGTCAGCATTGGCACAAGGTTGGTATCAAAACTGCAGAgctcagctgggcacagtgggctCGtgtctgtcatcccagcactgtgggaggctgcaggggaggctCCCTTGCAGCCGGGAGCTTGAGACCCaacagggcaacaaagcgagattccgtctctataaaaagtcaaaaaatgagccaggtgtgatggtgcctgtagtcccagctatgcaggaggctgaggcaggaggatcgcctgagcccaggagcttgcggctgcagtgagctgtgatcacaccactgctctcCGGCCTGGGCCACAGAACAAGAGCCTGGAAATGTCCCTAAGGTAACCCTGCTCTTGGAAGTGGAACCAGGTGGCTTGGAGCTGGGCTCAGAAGGGGCATTCTCACCCTCCtactttctgtatctttttaattGTGAACCATGTGCATGAATGACCTAGTCAAAATAAATAAGATGCAAACTTTTAAGAAACTGTTAGCTGGGTAGGAAGAGTGTCTCTGAGAAGATAAAAGCGTTTTGAAACTAGATTCAACTAGGTTGAATGTGCTAAATGCCGCTGCGCTGTTCCATGTGGAATGCGCTAGTTGTATGTTAGGTGAATCTCATCCTAGTAACAAAATAAGAAGCGGTTCCTTGAAGCGGGCACCTGCTGaaaggaggggcagaggcagccccaggaaggggctgggacGGGCCGAGGTGGGTGGGCCCTGAGCATGTGCATTCGGGAGAGGACCCCCCACCCCACgtctccctgctgccctgggtggggcaggggcggggacaAGCAAAGTGCCTGCATATCCTCGCCCACAAATGAACACGCCCGCAGGGTgaggttcttttgtttttttttcattatgtaaaaaaaatatgttacaaAACAATATCATTCATCATATAATtcttacttattttcatttttaaaaaatttaaagtaataaaaaagtcattttataaaatagtacaaAAGGGCTGataggtggggctggggggcagtgTGGGCTGGGGGTTGAGGAATTCAGTGCTTCACTCCGGCCCCCCCACCGCTGGATGCTCAGGGAGGCgggtggggctgggaagggtCCCCAGGTCACAGCTGGGGCTGACAGCAGACCCCCGGCTCTGGCCTCCTGAAGGCAGGGCTAGAGGGGCAGGGAACGCTGGGCCAGTGGCTTGGCTGGGCAGGTCGGAGGCAGGGAGACTGACGTGGCACCGGGCCGTGGCTCCTCCTCCAGGCGGCCCCCCTAGTTTCCGCTGCTCAGCATCCCCAGCAGCTTGCTGGGCTCCAGGCCCTGCTGCTGGGCCACCGTCCGCACATCAAAGCCCATGTGCATGAGGAACTGGGCCACATTCATCTCCTGCCCCGTGAGCTGGTCCCGGATGGTGGGGCACGAGGGGTTGCAGTGGGGCCAGGGGCAGCTGTCCACCAGGTGGACAGGGCAGCCCTTCAGGGGGGCTTTGCTGGCCTTGTAGCCGTCTTGGAGGCTCCTGTCCCAGCAGTGCAGCGCTCGGGGCAGCGAGGTCCCCTTCACCTGAACGTCGGTCCAGTGGCTGTGGATGGAAACCCAGGTGAGGTCACGTGGGGCGTGGCATGGCTACCACAGAGGGGCCCCGCGGCTGTCGGCACCGCGGTGGCCTTGGCAGTCCTGGAGGGAAACCCTTTACCCATGGCGGGAGGAGGCTCGCAGGAGGCAAGTGAGGGGTGGGGGCTCTGGGGGCCTTTGGAGCTAACGCCGCCACCTCCAGCTCCCCCAGGGCCCGGGACACTGACCTCCGGGTGATGATCTCGTGGGAGAGGCAAGCGGGGGCGAAGCTGGCCCTGAGGAGGTGGAGACAGCGCCCCGTGAGCCCCTCAGCCCCCTGCCCACTCCCTGGGAGCTGTCCGCAGCCTGGCCTCCCCCCTCCTGTTGCTGTGGCCACCAGCCCCGCTGCCACTGGCCCAGTCCTTGCCCCACAAGCTGGGACACTCCCTGCCACCCTCAGCCCTTCACACCTCCAAATCCCTGCTCAGGGTCCACCTCTGCCAGGCAGGGCCCACCAGCGACCGGCAGACAAATATTCTGCCATTTTTGagacttctatttatttattttttttgagacagtcttgctccgttgcccaggctagagtgcagtggtatgatcacagctcactgcagcctcaaactcctgggcccaagcgatcctcctgcctcagcctcccagagtgctgggattttaggcgtgagccaccacacctggccgagACCTCTATTTTTAAGGCAAGTGGTTTACTGTGGATTTGGAGGGGCTGAGTGAGCTACCTGGAGCAGGGGTCCCGGGACCCACACTCACGGCACGTCTCTGAGAGTGTTGCGGAGCTCGCGGCCCAGGTTCTGAATGTACAGCCACTGGCCCTCCTGCACTGGCTGCCCCGTGAGGTGCACGTTGTCCACAGTCAGCTGGGCCTCGTCAAACAGCCACTGCACCACGAACACcgggcctgggcaggggaggggcatggCTCAGCTCGGCCTCCTCAcgctccaccccccaccccagagctcGGCCCCCCCAGGTCCCGGCCAGCCCCAGGACAGGCTCTCCCCACGGGTGTCAGCCTCCTGCCCCCTCAGGGTGTGCCTCCTCTACAACCCACTTCCTTGGGGAGGGACCCCGGTTAACCCCACCACCTTAGCCTGGCTCTCGCGGACCCCACCTTGACCAGTTTGGTGACATGTCCCCTCATATGTGACCTCACAACTCCTCCgagtgtggggctggggagggactggACCAAAGCCCCACAGCAGACAGGGACCACCATGGATTCACCTCTGAAGCACACCCCTAACCACCGGTGTAGACAGGGTCACCAGCGTCCTGGCTTGCCTGGGACCGGGGGTTTCAGTGCTGAAGACAGGAAAGTCCCAGGCAAGCAGCAGCAACTGGTCACCCTGGTGCAGATCTGGCTCCCTGGGCCAGGACAGAGGTCCGGGGCCGGCCTCTGCCAGGCTGGGCTCCACACTGGATGCACAGGAGAGAGGCGCGGGAAGTGTGGACAGCCCACGCTGCCCCTGCACGCCCCGCCCCCGCTGCCCACTCACAGCGCAGAGTCGGGTAGACTTTGTAGCCAAAAAAGCAGTTCCACTCCTCGCCCTCCTGGAACTGGCGCCGACAGCGCTCCGGGACCACCCCGTTCCAGTACCTGGGGCCACAGTGCAGGCAGCTTAGGCCGTGGCGGGCCCTCCCGGAGCTCCTCTACCACAGACGCCTCCGCCCCGGGGTCTTTGTCCAGGGAGCGTCCTGGCCTCGGGGGTGGGCGATCTCCCGGGGTACCTGATGCCTCGGCGGATGGCCTCCGTGGGCGCGCAGGTGATGGTGTCGATGCAGTCCGTGCGGCGATACTGCTTGTTGTCCAGGAACCAGCCGGAGTCAGCCAGGCCGCGCACCTGGATGGCCGTGTAGCCCAGCCCCTCCAGCTGCTCGGCCACGCGGTCCACGTTCAGCAGCACCCCGGTGCCCCCGGCACTGCAGGGAGGGTGGGGCGTGAGGCCAGGTGACTGGGGGGAGGCACCCACCTCTCCCCCCAGAGCCTGCTCAGCCCCGGCCCTCGCCCAGGAGAGGCAAGGACCACCCCCCACCTCCGCCAAACACTCTGAACTGCAGACAAGACCCCGGGCGCTTCCCGGTCCGGGAGGCAGAGAAGGGCCGGCGGAACTCGACACTGGCCCAGAGCAGAGGTTGGCAGGTCATGGAGCCATGGGGACTCTGCAAGTCCCCGCTGTGTCTGGAGTCGGGAGGAGCAGGGGTCCCCTCTGCCAGCCAACCTGGGACTTTCTTtctgcccaggccccacctggaGCCACCCCTCCCAACGCTgagccttcccttcctctttcctctgtaGCTGTCAGtttgcttcagcttcctcatcagaAAATAAAGATAACCTACTTGGCCCTGGGGCTCCTCATCCATTCCACAAGTGCCCTGGGTCCCCTGCATACCTGCTGGGACACGGTGACCGGCAGGGGTAATCCCCAGCTACTGGGTGTTATCAGCTGCTGACCCCTGGCCAGCTACCTGGGTCGCTGCAGCCCAGCCTTCCCCTACGCCAACAGCCCGGGGTGCAGAAGCATTCTCTGGCCAGCTCCCAGTCACGGGGCACTCTGAAGCCAGACCTCGGATCTCCCTGCCCACGCTGGTTCCCCTGGCTCCGgcctctgcccctcctgaccacccGCCAAGGCCTAGCCACCAGGGCTCTGTAAGGCCAGAGGACTGGGCCCCGGAGTCTGCACAGGctcaccccctccctcccatACATGCTCCCACTCCAGCCTTGTCCAGGGTCTGCCCCAgccccacgcccccaccccaccctgccctgcccacctgctcccGGCCAGCAGCAGCACCTTGGCCCCACTCAGCCCTCTGCCCAGGAGCTCACGCACCACCTCCTGGATGATGAGGGAGCCCATGAAGGCATACTCGtctgtgaggggaggagggggcttcaGGTGGGGGCCCGGGCAGAGAGAAAGGTCTCCTCCCCCAGGTTGGTTGGCAGAGGGGTATGGCTCCAGCTGGGGGCCAGGAGAGGGGGCTCTTCCTGGAGATGGGCCAGGGACTGCGTGGACTGAAGGGAGGTGGCTCAGGTGCACAAGGCCATGCTGAGGCCCCTCCCCGGGGAACACACAGGAGTAAGGACCCCACAGGGGCCAGGCCAGTCATGGACAAGCAGGCAGCGCTGCTTGGGGCAGGTACCCTGGGACGCAAATGGCTGGAGGTTGCTTCTCCCCAGAAGCCCAGGTGCCCACCCCATCACGTCAGGGGAAGGTGGGGGACTCACTCTTTTCAGACTTGGATGAAGCCCCACTCCAAACATCACTGGAGCAGTAGGGGATGAAACTGCAACACAGGACAGTGTGAGCCTGCCACGGCCCTCTGCTGCCCAGGGGCCCCCAGGAAGGAACCCCTCAGAGGGGATCCCCCAGGAAGGACTACCCCCAGAACAGGACCCCCTTGGAAAGGAGCACCCCCAGGGCAGGACCACCCAGGAGGGACCACTCCCAGGGCAGGACCACCCCAGGAAGAACTACCCCCAGGACAGGACCCCCAAGGAAGGACTCTTTTGCAGGAAGGACccccccctcctccaggaagaacCACCCCAGGAAGGCCCCCATTCCCTTCTTACACCATGTTCGCATTCCACCAGTGGGGGTTCTCCTCTGGCTGTGAGGACAGGATCCCAGTGCCTGGGGACACAGGGGCGGTGGGTCTTTCTGGTGGGAGGGGCCGTGCAGGGTTTGGGGACTATAGAAAActgtgtgggaggtgggggtccTACTTGGCCTCAGCAAGAGAGCTAGAGGTGCTGCCCGCCTGAACCCAGGTTGCCGGGAAAGCGGGGATGAACGGTTTGGCTACCCCAGAAAGCCTCCACGGCCATGACGCCTGGCCACGCTGTGCGCTGGATGCCACCCTTGGCACCCTGCCCTCCACCAGCTGCTCGGAAGGGCGAGGGCCGTGGCAGGTACAGCCCTGGCAAGCACATCGCAGTTGCTCGGGCGATGGAAACCAAAAGGTGAGAGTGAGAGCTGCCCGTGTTAGGAAACTCAGAGAGCTCGCAGGGAAGACGCACAGGCTCCAGGCAGGGACCTCCTGTGACCCCCCGCGGCCCGCGCGGTCCCCCTAGGCGGCAGGCCCAGCTGCTGACCTGTGCGAGTGCGCGGCCAGTCTTTTGAGCTCATGAGGCGCCGCATGGTGTCGTATCTGGAGTCGCAGTTCTCCCGGTTGAAGCAGTACCAGCCGCCTGTGGGCACAGCTGCCCGCTCAGTGCCCGCGTGCCCAGGGACCCCCGCCCACTCCCCGCCTCCCCGGCACGCACCTTCCAGGAACAGCAGCCACCGCCGACTGCCCTTGGACTCCTTCAGGTAGTAGCTGCGGGGAAGGACGTGCGGCGGGCGGTCAGCAGGGCGGCGGGACCCGGCGGCACGCGGCCCCGCGGGGCTGGAGAGGGGTCGCTCCACCTGTCGCCGGGCGCGCGGCGGCCGCACGGGGGCGCCAGCGACCAGACCCTCGCGGAGCGCACGGCCGGCGGCGGGTCCGGGAGGGGGCGCTCGTGGGCGGGGAAGGCCGCGAGGGGCTGTGCGGCGCGTGGAAAATCCCCACGGCCCGCCCGGCGCGGGACCCGCTGCGACCTCGGTGCCGCTGCCGGGCGCAGTGGCCCTCGCGGGGAGCGGCGCCGCGCTGGAGCGGGGTgcgcgggcggggccgggacgcGGGCGCCGCGGTGCTGTCGCAACCTGCAGCCAGCCCGACTGACGTCGCCTTCCTCGGGCTGTCGTCGGTGCACCGAGCGCGCGGCGTCCCCGTCCCTCCCCGACCCTCGGCCTCGTCTCCCCTTATCTACTCCGGGCAGGGGTGCGCAGCCGCGTCCGCGTCCAACCTGCGCCGCTTCCTCGCCCCCCGCTGGCGCCGGATCCCTGGCGCCCGAGTGGAGAGGCGTGGGGTGAGGGGGCAGTAGGACTCTCCCCGCCCCTTGTGTCGCCTCTTGCTGCTGGAGCCAGGGCCAGTGTCCTCGGACTGCCATCTGCCCCCCCAGGGACCGAAGGGCGCGAGCAAAGGGGCTGAGGGGTCAGCGCCCGATCTGGCGGGGAACCAGGCCTTGAGCGCTGCCCGCTGCCCGGGAGGCGAGTCATCGATCCGGGCCCTCCCCAGGGCCAGCGCCACCGGGCGCCCGACGGGAGCTCTTCCCGGGGGATACGGCCTGGACTGCCGGCCAGGGGGAGGGACCAGCGCGGAGGCTGCGctcgggcgggggcggggaggcggaGGGTGCGCGCGCCACCGGCGACGAGGCGGGCTCCGGAGCGCGCCGGGGTCCTCGGGTGGGGGTCCTGGCTGGCGCAGGCCTTACCCAGCCGGGCTGCCATCGTTGCAGGTCACCGACGTGTTGAGCAGGAGGTGCAGGCGCAGGTCCTCGTTGAGCTGCTGCGCAGAGCAGGGGTACAGGGACTGCGCCAGGCTTTTGACCTGCGCCATGAAGCTGTCCATGTTGCCCTCCACGGCCGTGAAGTCCAGCGGGAAGCTCTCCACCGGCTGTCCGGCCGCCGGCGCCGCCTCGGCCCTCTGcaggggcggcggcgggggcggctgCTGGCCGCGGCGCCGCCAGGTCTTCCTGCCCTCGCCGCCCCCGGCCCAGTGCAGCAGGCCCAGCAGTAGCAGCACGCGTACCCTTCGGCCCATGGCCGCGCCGCGCGGGTCTGCGGCCACCTGCGGAGAGCGGGTGGCCTTGAGGCAGCGGCAgtgggggcgctgggccgggggCGCCCGGGCCGCTGGCTGCTCCTGCTCGCTCGCCCCGCTGCCTCCCGCCGGGCCTGGCGGAGAAGGCGCGGCGGTCAGGCGTCGAGGCTCTCGGGGCCGGGTGCCGTCGGCCTCCGCAGCTGGGGCTCCGCACCCGGCCGGCCCAGGGCAGCGCAGGGTCTGGGTGCGCTGGCTCTGGCCCGCGCCAATGAGCGGCGGGGGCCGAGCCTGGGCGTAGTTCGCGGGGGCCGCGGCGGCCCGGGTGCCCGCGCGTTAGatgtgccgccgccgccgccgcccgggctTGGCGGAGGGGGGAGGGGGCCGCGCTCGCTCTTTTCTTGGCGGAGCCATCGCCTTTTCTTCCCAAACCGCAAGGCTGACGGAGGGGCCTGGACTACCCTGCCGCGGCCGCCGGAGGCGCTCCCGGCCGGGCTCCGTGGGGGGCACAGCGGCCGCGCGGCCCAGGCGGCTCCATTCACCGCGGCCAGCCcggcgccgccgcccccgcccccggggcAGCTGGAaggggtggcggggggaggggagcgaCGGGGAGGAGCGAGGCTTTTCCGCGCCCGGGGACTCCGCTTGCGGCGCAGCGGTCCGCGCCCGACGGGCTGGGGGCGCAGGGCGGGTGCGCTCACCTGGGTCCGACGGTGTCTTCCGCACCCCACTGCCCAGGTCCACAGCAGCCCGTGGGCCACTTGGACTGCGGCCGGGCATACCCCCACCCCGGACGGCCCCGGCGCCGCGCACTCACCGCGGCCAGCGCAGGCGGCCCTGCAGCCCGGCTTCTCAGCGTCGCTCGCCCTGCACGGCCCCGCTGGTGCGCCCGGCTCCGCTGCGCTCCCCCTCTGGCCTGGCGCGGAGCCGCCAGGGACTTTTATCCAGCAGGGCCCCCCGGGATCAAAGCGGCGGCGGACACAGGGCTTCGCGCCGAGGGGCCGGCAGCAGCGGCGGCGCCGGGGCCTCCCGGAGGAGCGGACAGGTGGGGCACGAGGCCCTGGCTCCCTGGGCGACCGGCGGGAGGGACCGGGCgccccagcccggcgccgcgggGGAGTCGCCCAGTCCCGCGCCCGAGTGGGCCCTGGGTCGAGGGGGCGCTGCGACTTACCCAGGTCGGTAGGCCGCGGGGTGAGGTCCCAGCTCTCCCTCCCTGTGCTCCTGGCTGCTGTGCCCCATGCCGAGGGCGCCCAAAACCTCTCCTCGCCCCGGCGGCCACTGGCGGGGCCGAGGGTGAGAGGCTGCTGGTGTGGTCTCTGGTGACCTCCAGGCAGCCAAATGCATCTGCCCATCAGCTCACCTGGGCGCACCTCCTGCCGCATCCCAAGGTTCGGGTCACTGAGGACTGAGATTGCTGTCAGGAATCAAAATCGGAGGAGTGGGGACAGGTGTTTGCTCAGGGGGTTGCCACTGGAGCGGTGGCCGGGAGAAGCAGCGCAAGCTCACCCTGGAACACACAAAGTGCCTCTGCGCTTTGGTTGGCTTTTCCTCCACGCTCCTGCCTGCAGTCTGGTGGATGTCCTTAGGTAccttctaaaaacagaaaacaagccTTGGCTTTGGGGACAAGggtgcagacctggggcagggcttGCGGAGTCCCTCCTgaggcagggcagtggggaggatgCTGTCAGAGTCGAAGGACCCCGGGCCTGCCTGCCGTCCTCACCAGCGCCCAGGCTGAGAGATGAGCTGGAGGAAGAACGTCCCGCACACGCAGCAGGCCGTACTGCTGGGCTCTTGCAAAACACAGCGAGACCACAGACGCCTCTCGAGAGCTGCTGCACTGTGCATTCAGGGGCACCGAGTGCCCTCGTGTAGACCACAAGGCCTAACATCAGGCTGAGCACGCagtgaggagggaggcaggccaTGTGACAGCAAGGTCCACGCAGCAGGTGTGCACTTACTTCCCTGATGAGGGCAAGTGAGTTCAGAGAAGCTAACAGAAGAGCTGAGACTTGCAATTAGCTCTGCTCATTCAGAAATCCTTGCTGGGTCAGTTTAAAGGCCATGCTTGGGACTAGCCAGAGGCAGTAACCTCCAACACAGGTCCCAGCCTGAGGTGTTCTCCTGCCCGCTCGCCCCCAGCAAGGCAGGCTGACCTGGGCCTGGTTTCAACATTGAACCAGAACCTGCCCCAGGAGCCTCTGCCTCTGGCAGCCTGTTACTCCATGTCCAGGGCAGGGAAGTGCTAGCTTCCCGTTCTAGCTTCCCGCTGCATGGCCTGCCTGCCAGAGTGCCCACCCCTCGCCTGGCTCGGAGCCACGTCCCCGTGGGGAGATCCCAGGCAAGGCCCTGGACCTTTCTCTGTGCCTTGTTTCCTCTTCCTTAAAGCAGGGCAATGACCATGCCTCCATCAGAGGGCCGTCATGGGACTACAGGAGCCTGTGCTTGAAAGTTCACAGCAGGACGGCAGTTGGGATTACCCACAAAATTCCAGGACAATGGCTGGGtgctgtggtggctcatgcctgtaatcccagcactctgggaggctgagcgggaggatcatttgagctcaggagttcgagaccagcctgagtaacagtgagaccccgtctctactaaaaatagaaagaaattatctggacaactaaaaaaatatatagaaaaaattagccgggcatggtggcgcatgcctgtagtcccagctacttgggaggctgaagcaggaggatcgcttgagcccaggagtttgaggttgctgtgagcgaggctgactccacggcactcactctagcctgggcaaaagagagactctgtcgcaaaaaaaaaaaaaaaaacattccaggacaagagaaaaacatgaatattatattttctgaCGTTTGCTCTAATGCGATTTAGTATGCACATTGAACCAAAATGAGTTCAAATTTTGGTTTATTCAACGCTAGTAACAGAAGCAAAAGAGGCTCAAACCCAAGCCTCCCCTGGCACACCTCTGGCCTTCTGTCTCAGTCTCCGCCCCACTTCTCTGGCCCTTCCATGACCCAGTGACTGACAGACTGCAATCCTGCAGCCAGGGACAGGGCCCCTGAGGTTCCCAGGCTGCTCACACCCATGTCCTCCGTGACTCTGTCCTCacactcctcccttccccagggccacTTACCCTCTGCACCTGGGATTCCCCAACCAGAGTTTTCAGCACCCAAAGTCTGGCACGATCTCCCAGGAGGGCAGGTCCGGGAAGCCACCAGGCACTGGGCCCTCTGCTTCCAGGCCACTTGCACCAGTGGCCACTCTGGGCCTGACAAGCCTGAGGAAGGGGGACTCGGGATCTACCAGCAGTGGCTCAGATGCTGCCTTGTGCCCGCTAGGATGGCTGTGATCAGAAACACGGAGAATGACAAGTGTGCATGAAGATGTGGGGACTGTGGAACCCTCGCAAGTTGCTGGTAGCGaaataaaatggtgcagccattttcCAAACtgcagaaaacagtttggtggttccccGAGAAGTTAAACACAATGTTActatgtgacccagcaattccacttctaagtgCATGCCCCAAAGAATGGGACACAGGTGTTCAGACAAAAGCTTGTACATGAATGCCCGCAGCAGCACTGTTCTCAACAGCCTAAAGGTGGAAACCACCCAGAAGTCGTTGacagacgaatggataaagaGTGTGGTCCATCCACACGATGACACGTGCTACAACGTGATTGAATCCTGAGAGGACAGGTAAACTCACGCCTAACGTACACAATGCACGCTGAGgcatgggcacacttataactttgactccaatgtacaaaaacaatttacataaccaaaacatttgtaccccctaatattctgaaataaaaataaacaaacaaataaaaaaatggaggaatttaaaaatgcatttcaattaaaaaataaaagaaaatactaggctaagtaaaagaagccagacactgaAGGGCATGTATCGTATGATTCCGTTGATACAAAACGTCCGGAACAGCAAATTAGCCCCTGGAGACAGTGGTGGCTTCCAGGAGACGCGGAAGAGGAGGAACTGACTGCTGATGGGTACcaggtttctttctggggtgatgaaaatgttctaaaattgtggtgatggttgcacaacactgtgaatgtacccAATTCCATGGAGCTGTCTACTTTAAAGTGGTTAGTTTTATGTCATGTGAGTTTTACctaaaaaaaacaagacaaaacacaAAAGCCACTCACGGGTGAGACCAGTGAAGGCCAGAGGGCAGGGGCGCCAGGCAGTGGGGGCAGAGTCTGGGGCCAGTCTCCAAGTCCTCCTGGTGGGTGGGTGTTTTGGGGCCTTGTCCCTCAGTGGACAGATGTGAATGGAGGCTGCGCAGGGGGGACTGCGGCAGAACCACCCGTACCGCCCCTCACAGAGGCAGGGTGTGGGGCTCTGCTCGGTGCTCGGGCCACGAATGTGTGGTGAGGGACAATTAGGGTCCCAGGGGTGTGGTGCATGCTCCCACAAGGCTTGTGTCTGTCTGGGAGGGCAGATGCTCAGGCCTGGGGACGAGGAGCAGTCACACTGCTACAACGGTCCTGGTCCCTCTGGGATGTGCCTTCTctgcttccctgcccctcccatctCCATCGTCATTTGGGGTGGACCGTGCGGGGTTCCTGCCTCTAGGCATCCGCTCCCAGCCATTCAGTCTGCAGCAGGTGCTTCTGTTCCTGCTGGGAACCTGTACTGCAAGAGAGCCGGGGAGAATGAGAGGCGCCCCAGACACAGGACGCCTCTGCTCTGTGGGGGGAGACACTGGGGGGCAGCCAGGGTCTGCAGAGGGGCACAGGGTCAACTGGCAGGAGTCCGGGCTGTGCTGGAGAGGGCAGGAGTGCAATCCTGAGAAAAGGGGGTCAAGAcagaacattttagaaaataagggCTGGGGCCCACATTGGGGTGGGGTCTGGGCCCAGGCTGGCTGGTGGGTGCTGGGGGGGTCGGGGGGAGGCTGTGGTAGAGAGCAGCCCTGGGCTCCCACCTAGACCCCATGTGGTGTCCCACACATTGATGACCTGCCCAGGGGCTGGGTCTCCAGGCTCAGGATGTCGCAACTCTGTGCCCAGCTTCCCTACCTGGCCTTGGACGCCGTGTGCTGCATAGCAGGGCCCTCGCCGGCACCCCCAGGGCCTCGAGCCGGCGCTCTCACAGCACCAGGGCCGCACTGCGCCCCAGCTGCTGGCCGTCTGGGGCCCAGATGTTGTGTGCTGGCCTCAGCCGCCCCGCCTCGCCTGGCCACCTGGGGGGCTCTGCGCCCCAGCTGCTGGCGTCTGAGGCCCAAGTGGGCAGGGAAGTGGGGCAGGCCATCCCTCTCCCCAGAGGCTTGCTCTGAGGGGAGGCCCTGGGTCTGGAGGCTGGGGTGTGATCACAGAGTCTGACCCCTGCTTTGGGTTCCCAGATCCCCCGCCCCATCGCCCCATCCACTAGCGGGATCCCCCTTGGCCCCACATCCCAGGACCTGTTACAGGGGAGCTGGAAGTTGCTATGGTAATCTCAGCCCAGGTCcttggaggggagagggaagtggggcgCTGGGGAACCATCCTCTCGAGGCCCCTGCTCCAGTCCCCGGGAATCAGGTGGCCATTGGCCACCCTGGTGTGAGTGGCCTGGAGGTACCAGGCAGAAAGGACCACGTCCCTCATGCTGACACTGAAACAGGGAGCAGTCAGAGCCCCCAGAGCTGACGGGGGAGGCTAAGTCTCGCCACTTCTGAACCCACCTCATTGACAGGCCCTGCCCCGGCCCACCCTCCCCACTGGTATCACCTGGCTGGTGGCTGTCCAGCTATATGCTGCTGACTGAGCTAACTGTGGAGTGTCAGGGTCACCAGGCAATGGCCACGTTCCatagctggggcaggagggctgtGGGGATGGGGGCTCCCTGCTCCTCTGTGGGGAGGGGACTTCCAGAGCGATGTGTGCTCCTAGTCCTTCCTGGGCAGGTGAGGCAGCGGCTGCAGGTCAGGCTCCCAgggtgccaggcagggcagggaggctgcccaGGCCAGCTGCCCTGCTGTCCAGCCCGCTGGTCCCAGGCTCTTGCAAATAGCGGCAGCGGGCCAGTGAGGCTGGCGGCCATGTGACCTTCGGCTTGCCGGGCTCCCACCCTGTGATCCCCACGTGGCCTCTGGGGAGGCAGAAACAAACCCTCAGATCTTGCTACTGGGAACCTTTCAGCGCCAGCGCC
It encodes:
- the NOTUM gene encoding palmitoleoyl-protein carboxylesterase NOTUM gives rise to the protein MGRRVRVLLLLGLLHWAGGGEGRKTWRRRGQQPPPPPPLQRAEAAPAAGQPVESFPLDFTAVEGNMDSFMAQVKSLAQSLYPCSAQQLNEDLRLHLLLNTSVTCNDGSPAGYYLKESKGSRRWLLFLEGGWYCFNRENCDSRYDTMRRLMSSKDWPRTRTGTGILSSQPEENPHWWNANMVFIPYCSSDVWSGASSKSEKNEYAFMGSLIIQEVVRELLGRGLSGAKVLLLAGSSAGGTGVLLNVDRVAEQLEGLGYTAIQVRGLADSGWFLDNKQYRRTDCIDTITCAPTEAIRRGIRYWNGVVPERCRRQFQEGEEWNCFFGYKVYPTLRCPVFVVQWLFDEAQLTVDNVHLTGQPVQEGQWLYIQNLGRELRNTLRDVPASFAPACLSHEIITRSHWTDVQVKGTSLPRALHCWDRSLQDGYKASKAPLKGCPVHLVDSCPWPHCNPSCPTIRDQLTGQEMNVAQFLMHMGFDVRTVAQQQGLEPSKLLGMLSSGN